From the genome of Spinacia oleracea cultivar Varoflay chromosome 2, BTI_SOV_V1, whole genome shotgun sequence, one region includes:
- the LOC130467760 gene encoding sugar transport protein 8-like, with the protein MFIGIILITWFPATSIACCGFVMQSIGIGLASKVIPTIAEEITPYTCPMLFNVALMFGPLGANVMNLIVSNQASWGWRVSYGIVGGVVMIILLLSLFVTESPAFMLEKNKIGEAETILQKVNGKDDIKESLSILKFWVEKAKKSSPKLLIKPLSHPPLIITLFISILPIFGAVDTIQFYGPLLFKSANILQKNLYFAPIGISLIQIFFRLLSLGVVELFGRKKLLLFAISLRMILEVVMCIEFYKHSHMLRYLDFPQPMLVVGGLYVAMDAFLTPPNGWLEVSFPPETKQIGSTISITLGPLQNAITAAISVLLVCKLNRSVFFFFFLGMSLSFYS; encoded by the exons ATGTTCATTGGCATAATTTTGATTACTTGGTTCCCTGCCACCTCGATTGCATGCTGTGGATTCGTGATGCAAAGCATTGGAATTGGACTTGCATCCAAG GTAATTCCAACTATTGCAGAAGAGATCACTCCATATACATGCCCCATGTTGTTCAATGTTGCATTGATGTTTGGTCCTTTAGGAGCTAATGTAATGAACCTTATTGTATCAAATCAAGCATCATGGGGTTGGAGGGTATCTTATGGCATCGTAGGAGGTGTAGTTATGATTATCCTTTTATTATCACTTTTTGTCACCGAAAGTCCAGCATTTATGTTGGAGAAAAACAAAATAGGCGAAGCAGAAACAATTCTCCAAAAAGTGAATGGAAAGGATGATATAAAGGAGAGCCTATCAATATTGAAATTTTGGGTAGAGAAGGCCAAGAAATCTTCTCCTAAACTACTAATAAAACCACTAAGTCATCCACCACTTATTATTACCCTATTTATTTCCATCTTACCTATCTTTGGGGCAGTTGACACCATCCAGTTTTACGGCCCTTTATTGTTCAAATCAGccaatatccttcaaaaaaatctttattttGCTCCAATAGGCATATCCTTAATCCAAATATTTTTCCGTCTCCTAAGCTTGGGTGTGGTAGAACTCTTTGGTAGAAAAAAGCTACTACTTTTCGCCATCTCATTGAGAATGATTTTAGAG GTAGTCATGTGCATTGAATTTTACAAGCATTCTCATATGTTAAGATACTTAGACTTTCCACAGCCTATGCTAGTTGTTGGGGGCTTATACGTGGCGATGGATGCCTTCCTAACTCCACCAAATGGTTGGTTGGAGGTGTCATTTCCACCAGAGACAAAGCAAATAGGAAGTACAATATCAATAACATTGGGACCGCTACAAAATGCAATCACAGCAGCCATCTCAGTATTATTGGTGTGCAAGTTAAACAGAtcagttttcttttttttcttccttgGGATGTCGTTATCATTTTATTCATAG